The Edaphobacter flagellatus sequence CCGCCGTCAGAGATGATGAGCAGCGCCTTTCGCTCGTACTTGGCGTCGCGCAACTTGTTCATTGCCAGGTAGACAGCATCGATCAAGGCGGTGCGATTCTCCGGCTTCAGCATCACCATGCGGGCTTCGATATCGTCCACTTCGGAGGTGTAATCGACGATCACCGCAGGTTTGTCGTTAAAGCCGACAACGAAGAACTCATCGGCCGGATTCGAGGTCCGCAGAAACTCGCTGAGCGCCTTGCGTGCCCGCATGAACTTCGAGCTCATGCTTCCGCTGAGATCGAAGACAATGCCGATCGTCACAGGGGCGTCTTCGGTGGAGAAGCTCTTGATCACCTGGCCGATATTGTTGTCATAGACCTCGAAGTTCTCCTTTTCGAGCCCAGTGACCAGGCGGTTCATCGGGTCGGTGACGGTTGCCGGCACCAACACCAGATTGACGTCAACGCGGATGCGCGAATCGCGCCGGTGCGCGGTTGCCTCTCTGGCAACGTTCGCTGCCCCTTCGATGACAGGCTTGGACTCTTCTGGAGTCTTCGGCGGTGGCGGGGGAGTCGAGGTATGCACCTCGCCCAGAGGATTCTCCTGTGCTGTCGCAGTGGCAGCTGCTCCACCCAGCACAAATGCAATCGCCACCCATACGACGGCCAGCCTGACGGACAGGGCTAATTGTGTTGCCCACCTGCACTTGCTTACGATCTTCGTCTTCTGCATGGCCTGGTCATCTCCGCGACCTGAACTGCATTTGGCCGGTATCTGTGAATCCTTCGGATCACTTACCGGTAGAGCAGACGTGTTGCGAATTCCATCTCCGTCCGCAGACTATACACCCAAATCGGTGTGCCAGCCCCTTCAGCCGTAAGATAGACGGATTTTCCGTGGTCATTGTCATCTTTTTGCAAACATCTTTGTCAAAAAGAGAGGCCATTCGATCCATCGAAGCCGATGCAGCCTGCTCTATAAGACGCCTCTTCGGCTGGATTCGTGGCCTGTAACCGGTTGTACGTCTGCGAACCCTTACAATCGAGTGCATACCCCTTTTTCGTCTGGAGACCTGAGAGAACAGCATGGCCCGTATTTATCCCTTCCGCGCCCTTCGCTACGACCCTGCCCGCGTCCACATGGAAGACGTCGTTACCCAGCCCTACGACAAGATCACCCCGACCATGCAGGACCGGTACTACGCGGCCAGCCCTTACAACCTCGTGCGGGTCATCCTCGGTAAGCACCTGGCCGGCGATACCGAGGAGAACAATGTCTACACGCGCGCCGCCGAGACGCTGAAAGACTGGCGCAAGGAACACATCCTCGTCGAGGAAGCCGAGCCTGCTCTCTACGGCTACTCGCAGACCTACACCGTGCCGCATTCGGACGAAGTGCGTGAGCGCCGGGGCTTTATCGCGCTGGGTCACCTTTACGACTATGCCGACAAGGTCGTCTATCGTCACGAGCAGACGTTCCCCAAGCACAAAAGCGATCGCATGAGCCTGTTCAAAGCGACACGTGCCTACTGCGAGCAGATTTACATGCTCTACTCCGACCCGGCCTTTACCGCCGAGAAGCTCATCTTCGGCACCAAGGGACCGAATGGCTTTGACGACAATCCGGCCGATCTCGCTATCACTGACGAGTATGGTGTTGTTCACAAGGTCTGGAAGCTGACCGATCCGACGTTGATCAACCTGATCGTAACGGCCATGGCCGACAAGAAGCTCATCATCGCCGACGGTCATCATCGTTATGAGACTTCGGTGGCCTATGCGAAGGAACGTTCCGCTCAACTGAAGCTGCCTCTCAACCAGCCTGCCGACGAGGACGAGAAGTTACCCTCGAACCATCTTCCTTCGCCTCCGTTCGCTGAGGCGGCGATGATGATGACCTTCGTCAACATGGATGCGCCTGGCATTACGATTCTGCCGACGCATCGCGTCGTTCATGGCATCGAAAACTTCTCTTCGCCCGACTTCATCACGAAGGCCAGCTACTACTTCGATATCAAGGAGCTGGATTCGCCTGACACTTCGATCCTTGCCGGGATCGACAAAACAGCCTTTATCGCAGTCACCATCGACGGCAGCTATCTGCTTACGGCCAAGCAGGATGTGATTGATGCGGCGCTTCAGGACATCCCAGCACGTCAGCGCAATCTTGAGGTCGTCCAGCTCCATCGCATTGTGTTGGATAAGCTGCTCGGGCTCGATCAGGAGACGATCACCCGGCTGGGTAGCGTCAGCTATATCCGCGAGGCTGCGGAGGCGATTTCGATGGTTACGGAGGGTGACTCGAACATCGCCTTCCTCATCAAGCCTATTACGCTGGAGCAATTGAAGGAGGTTTCCTTCGCCGGTGACGTGATGCCGCAGAAGTCGACCGACTTTTATCCCAAGTTGCTGAGCGGTTTGGCGATCTACGCTCTCGACTAACCGTATCATCGCACCCGGCCATAACGCTTTGGAACGCTGCCTTATGCCGGGTGCGACCCATTTGAGATGCCATTTCGACAATAACCTCTCCAAAATTCCAGCGCCGTCGTTACAATCGAACTCGCACTCCCCAAGAGCCGTGACTGAAACTCACCTTGCCATCCTCAAAGCTGCAACCGTGCTGATTCTGAGCGCAACGGCAGGTATTTCTCAAACGCCAGCTCCCGCAGCAACACCGGTGCAACCCACGCAGCCTGCCCTCCCAAAACCGCTGCCGGGCTTCTATCGCAACCTTATTGTCGTCGATCCCGCTCACGGTGGTCCGGATGCTGGTGCGCGCTTAGCCGACAATGCAGTCGAGAAGAGCGTAACGCTTACCTTCGCGCAACGCCTTCGTCCTGCGCTTCAGGGTCAGGGTTTTACCGTTACCAGTACGCGCGATTCGGACCCGTCCGATCTGCTCTCCACCGATCAACGCGCCGGAGTGGCCAATCATGATCGTCCACTTGTCTGTCTGGTCCTTCATGCGACGTCGACAGGCTCAGGTGTTCATATCGTCTCTTCTGCGCTTGAGCCCGCTGCGGAGTCATCACGCGCCTTGCGCTGGAATGAGGCGCAGAGCGCAACGATTCCTCTCAGTCTCAAACTTGCGAATGAGGTTGGCCTGGCGCTGACGAATGCACACCTGAGCGTCAACCTGCTCCGCGCCTCGGTGCCTCCCATCGACAATCTGATTTGTCCTGCAGTCCTGATCGAGATCGCCCCACTCGCTCCGCAGGGAGGAAGCCGCACGCCCGTGACGGACGCGGCCTATCAGCAGCGTGTCGCAGAGGCTATTGCGCTTGGCCTGGCCAGCTTCCGCACGCACAATGCACCTGCTCCGTCGTCGGTGCCCCCGGCAGCACCACCGCCTCTGCCTCGTGCTGTTCCGCCCGCACCTGCGGCAAAGCCAGCGACGAATCCTGCGGCTGCCAAGCCCTCAGTCCAACCGGCGAAACCTGCTGCTTCGGGAGCGTCGCGATGATCCCGCGTTACCAACGTATTCTGTTCTGGAGCCTCGCGAGCGCGTGCCTGTTGATGTTTGCTTTTCTCCTGCGAGGGTGCCAGCAGGCCCACAAGCGACTGACTGCGCTGAACAACGAGACGCCGATCGCCGCCCCAACTTCAACTTCAACCGAAGACGTCACGCTCTATATAGCGAACGACGATGATGCGACCATTGTGGCCACAAGCGCAAAGACTGCATTGCCGCAGGAGCCGTCGCAACGCGCTCGCGTTCTGCTGGAATATCTGCTGGCGCAGTATGCGATGCCGAAGTCTCCTCATCCCATCCCGAGCGGTTCTTCGATCGACGATGTCTTTTTGTTTGCGGCCCCCGCATCAAAAGGGAAGGGACAGGTTGCAGTCATTAACCTGCACGGCTCGTTCGTGGCCAACCATCCCTCTGGCGTGCTGGTCGAGGAGCTAACCATCGAGTCCATCATTGGCACGCTTCATGCGGCCCTCCCTCAGGTCGCAGAGGTTCGCTTCCTGGTGGACGGCCAGCAGGTGGATACGCTTGCCGGCCATGCTGATCTGGAGCGCTCTTATCCAGCCGTCGATACAACGATGCGTCCTACGGCGCCAAGCGAGGCTGCAACTGAATGAACCGCAACATTCCAACCATAGGCGTCTTTGACTCTGGCTTCGGTGGCTTGACTGTCCTTCGCTCGCTGCTTTCGCTGGTGCCGTCGGCCAACTATGTTTATGTGGGCGATACGGCGCGCCTTCCGTACGGCTCCAAGTCGCGCGAGACCATTGCGCGATACGCGCTTTCGAGCGCGCACTTTCTCGCAGAGAAGGGAGCAGACCTGCTGGTGATTGCCTGCAATACCGCTTCGGCTCTCGCGCTCGACGATATCAAAGCCGATATGCCGATCCCCGTCGTTGGTGTCATCGAGCCAGGCGCTGAAGCAGCGCTCCATACCTCGCAGGGATCAAAGCCCCATGTCCTTGTTCTTGCAACTGCGGCTACCACGCAGTCGGGGGCTTACACGCGTGCCCTCCACGCACTGGGGCTGAGGGCGACGGAGAAGGCATGCCCGCTTCTTGTCCCGTTGGTTGAAGAGGGCTGGTTAGCAGAGCCTGCACAGGCTGCAGTCACACTCGAGGTCTTGCATATCTACCTTCTCGAAGCGCTCGCACAGGCTCCGGACGCTTCGATCCTGCTGCTGGGCTGCACGCACTATCCGCTTTTGAAGCCGCTGATTGAGGCGACACTCCGCAATCTTCACCATCCCATGCGCATCATCGACTCAGCCGAGGCTACTGCCGGGGCCGTAGCCGCATTGCTGCCAAGAGCGACTGCAGCTCCAGACGTGTCGCCAGAATGCCAGTTCTATGCCACCGATTCGGTGGATAAGTTTCAGCGACTTGGCTCGGTCTTTCTGGGACGCCCACTCCATCAGGTTCATCTGCTCGATCTCGGGGGCTAGCCGTTTAGGATCGCTGGCTGACAACAGCAACCTGCAGCTTGTACTCTGTCCCCATGCCTTTCCTGCTCAAGACAGAACCGAACAAGTACTCTTACGACGATTTGCTGCGCGATGGCGAGACCGTGTGGGACGGGATCTCGAACCCGCAGGCATTGATGAGCCTTCGCAACATGAAGAAGGGCGAGAAGCTCGTCATCTATCACTCGAACATCGGCAAGGCTGCTATCGGTACGGCGAAGGTTGTCTCCGTCGATCCCACTGATCCGAAGAACCCCATTGTGCGGATTGCGCCGGTCAAGAAATTGAAACGCGAAAAGCCTCTGGCTGAGATCCGCGATGCCGCGGTCTTCAAGGGCTCCATCATGTTTCGCCAGTTCCGGCTCTCGGTTGTGCCGCTCACAGAGGAGCAGTACGACTGGCTGATTGCGCCCTAGCGATTAGTTCGGGCGATCACGTTGCGGTTTGCTGAAGCGTGCGTCAATCGGCTTGCGTCCAGCAAAGCCCTCTTCGATGCTGTGCCAGAAGGCGATCTCTTTCTCGCCTTGTTTCCAGCAGAGCAACACCGTTTTACCATCGATGATGCAGGGGAAATCCAGAAGACCCTGTTCGAGGTCCTTGACCTGAACGCCGATAGCTTCGATCTCGGCCAGTGCATCTTTCGTATCCTGGAGTGCCTTATCTCGCTCGGCCCGACGGCGAGCAACTCTGGCAACATCCAGGTGCATGCCGCCTGCGAGCGCGATCTGCTGACGCACCTGCTC is a genomic window containing:
- a CDS encoding DUF1015 domain-containing protein, producing MARIYPFRALRYDPARVHMEDVVTQPYDKITPTMQDRYYAASPYNLVRVILGKHLAGDTEENNVYTRAAETLKDWRKEHILVEEAEPALYGYSQTYTVPHSDEVRERRGFIALGHLYDYADKVVYRHEQTFPKHKSDRMSLFKATRAYCEQIYMLYSDPAFTAEKLIFGTKGPNGFDDNPADLAITDEYGVVHKVWKLTDPTLINLIVTAMADKKLIIADGHHRYETSVAYAKERSAQLKLPLNQPADEDEKLPSNHLPSPPFAEAAMMMTFVNMDAPGITILPTHRVVHGIENFSSPDFITKASYYFDIKELDSPDTSILAGIDKTAFIAVTIDGSYLLTAKQDVIDAALQDIPARQRNLEVVQLHRIVLDKLLGLDQETITRLGSVSYIREAAEAISMVTEGDSNIAFLIKPITLEQLKEVSFAGDVMPQKSTDFYPKLLSGLAIYALD
- a CDS encoding N-acetylmuramoyl-L-alanine amidase family protein, which produces MTETHLAILKAATVLILSATAGISQTPAPAATPVQPTQPALPKPLPGFYRNLIVVDPAHGGPDAGARLADNAVEKSVTLTFAQRLRPALQGQGFTVTSTRDSDPSDLLSTDQRAGVANHDRPLVCLVLHATSTGSGVHIVSSALEPAAESSRALRWNEAQSATIPLSLKLANEVGLALTNAHLSVNLLRASVPPIDNLICPAVLIEIAPLAPQGGSRTPVTDAAYQQRVAEAIALGLASFRTHNAPAPSSVPPAAPPPLPRAVPPAPAAKPATNPAAAKPSVQPAKPAASGASR
- a CDS encoding DUF2203 domain-containing protein, whose product is MSRTFTLDEAQSLLPVLESLLLRAQKQGRICAEIEVELEQVRQQIALAGGMHLDVARVARRRAERDKALQDTKDALAEIEAIGVQVKDLEQGLLDFPCIIDGKTVLLCWKQGEKEIAFWHSIEEGFAGRKPIDARFSKPQRDRPN
- a CDS encoding EVE domain-containing protein, which gives rise to MPFLLKTEPNKYSYDDLLRDGETVWDGISNPQALMSLRNMKKGEKLVIYHSNIGKAAIGTAKVVSVDPTDPKNPIVRIAPVKKLKREKPLAEIRDAAVFKGSIMFRQFRLSVVPLTEEQYDWLIAP
- a CDS encoding GerMN domain-containing protein, with amino-acid sequence MIPRYQRILFWSLASACLLMFAFLLRGCQQAHKRLTALNNETPIAAPTSTSTEDVTLYIANDDDATIVATSAKTALPQEPSQRARVLLEYLLAQYAMPKSPHPIPSGSSIDDVFLFAAPASKGKGQVAVINLHGSFVANHPSGVLVEELTIESIIGTLHAALPQVAEVRFLVDGQQVDTLAGHADLERSYPAVDTTMRPTAPSEAATE
- the murI gene encoding glutamate racemase, whose protein sequence is MNRNIPTIGVFDSGFGGLTVLRSLLSLVPSANYVYVGDTARLPYGSKSRETIARYALSSAHFLAEKGADLLVIACNTASALALDDIKADMPIPVVGVIEPGAEAALHTSQGSKPHVLVLATAATTQSGAYTRALHALGLRATEKACPLLVPLVEEGWLAEPAQAAVTLEVLHIYLLEALAQAPDASILLLGCTHYPLLKPLIEATLRNLHHPMRIIDSAEATAGAVAALLPRATAAPDVSPECQFYATDSVDKFQRLGSVFLGRPLHQVHLLDLGG
- a CDS encoding VWA domain-containing protein codes for the protein MQKTKIVSKCRWATQLALSVRLAVVWVAIAFVLGGAAATATAQENPLGEVHTSTPPPPPKTPEESKPVIEGAANVAREATAHRRDSRIRVDVNLVLVPATVTDPMNRLVTGLEKENFEVYDNNIGQVIKSFSTEDAPVTIGIVFDLSGSMSSKFMRARKALSEFLRTSNPADEFFVVGFNDKPAVIVDYTSEVDDIEARMVMLKPENRTALIDAVYLAMNKLRDAKYERKALLIISDGGDNRSRYTEGELRRAVRESDVQIYSIGIFDQYAPTQEEQMGPVLLTDICEMTGGRLFRVNDIADLGDIATRISAELRNEYVLGYRPSEVKKDGNWRKLKIRLVPPPGLPPLTVHNRQGYYAPSE